One window from the genome of Mucilaginibacter ginsenosidivorans encodes:
- a CDS encoding nitrous oxide reductase family maturation protein NosD, which translates to MRSLIVKIGLLLVMPFPAWAHTIVVAPGTKVATIKQAIALAKNGDTIRVEKGTYISLNTIVDKELTILGQNQPVLDARFQEEVLTITARHVKLDGFIIKNSRTGSMRDFAGIRLSNVEFVTISNNTLVNNFFGIYLSNCKHIQVLHNRITGSNNIENSGNGIHLWKCKEILLNGNYVTRHRDGIYFEFAKKCLIENNFSEKNIRYGLHFMFSDDDTYRHNTFKNNGSGVSVMYTRRIAMLDNTFIENWGSSIYGVLLKEITDARIEGNHFIRNTTGIYMENSDRITVTHNDFISNGWAMRVLASCNKDHFTQNNYKGNSFDVTTNGTLKEIYFNDNYWDKYEGYDLNKDGTGDIPYRPISLYAQIIEQNPQSVMLMRSFIVNLIDKVERAIPSITPESVKDEKPRMKPWKR; encoded by the coding sequence ATGAGATCGCTGATCGTAAAAATAGGTTTGCTGCTGGTGATGCCGTTTCCGGCATGGGCACACACGATCGTCGTGGCTCCCGGAACAAAAGTGGCTACCATCAAACAGGCAATCGCCCTCGCAAAAAATGGGGATACGATACGCGTTGAAAAAGGAACCTATATTTCTCTGAATACGATAGTTGACAAGGAACTGACCATTTTAGGGCAAAATCAGCCTGTACTTGACGCGCGTTTCCAGGAAGAAGTGCTGACAATAACGGCCCGTCATGTAAAGTTAGACGGTTTTATCATCAAAAACTCCAGGACGGGTTCTATGCGTGATTTTGCAGGCATCCGGCTAAGTAATGTGGAATTTGTGACCATCAGCAATAATACGCTCGTCAACAATTTTTTCGGGATCTATTTGTCCAACTGCAAACATATCCAGGTGCTGCATAACCGCATCACCGGTTCCAACAACATCGAGAACTCCGGGAATGGGATCCATTTATGGAAATGTAAGGAAATACTGCTTAACGGTAATTATGTGACCCGTCACCGCGACGGCATCTATTTCGAGTTTGCCAAAAAATGCCTCATCGAGAACAATTTCAGTGAAAAGAATATCCGCTACGGGCTGCACTTTATGTTCTCGGATGATGACACCTATCGCCACAATACTTTTAAAAACAACGGCTCGGGTGTCTCCGTGATGTACACCCGGCGCATAGCGATGCTGGATAACACGTTTATTGAAAATTGGGGAAGCTCCATTTACGGCGTATTGCTCAAAGAGATCACCGATGCACGGATCGAAGGCAACCATTTTATCCGGAACACCACCGGCATTTATATGGAAAATTCCGACCGTATTACGGTGACCCATAACGATTTTATATCCAATGGATGGGCCATGCGGGTACTGGCCAGCTGTAACAAGGACCATTTTACCCAAAATAACTATAAAGGAAACTCTTTTGACGTTACCACTAACGGGACGTTAAAAGAAATCTATTTCAATGATAACTATTGGGACAAATACGAAGGCTATGATCTGAATAAGGATGGTACCGGGGATATTCCCTACCGCCCGATCAGCCTGTACGCGCAGATCATCGAACAGAACCCGCAGAGCGTCATGCTGATGCGGAGTTTCATCGTCAACCTCATTGACAAGGTGGAACGCGCCATTCCTTCCATTACCCCCGAATCTGTTAAAGACGAAAAACCAAGAATGAAACCATGGAAAAGATAA
- a CDS encoding nitrous oxide reductase accessory protein NosL, translated as MKTLNIFILVLCCLIAACSHAPDPIRYGQDACTHCKMTIMDKRFAAELITAKGKVFKFDAAECMAGFLKENPAIAEDVKSVFLVNDFSRPGQFADARKSFFLRDSSLSSPMGGNLAAFLSLPAAEAAKKDKSAEVYDWSMLLSKNK; from the coding sequence ATGAAAACGCTGAATATATTTATACTGGTACTGTGCTGTCTGATAGCAGCATGCAGTCACGCGCCGGATCCTATCCGCTATGGTCAGGACGCCTGTACACATTGTAAAATGACGATTATGGATAAACGCTTTGCCGCTGAGCTGATCACCGCCAAAGGCAAGGTATTCAAATTTGACGCGGCCGAATGTATGGCCGGTTTTTTAAAGGAAAATCCAGCCATTGCCGAAGATGTCAAGAGCGTCTTTTTAGTCAATGATTTTAGCAGGCCCGGGCAATTTGCCGATGCCCGTAAATCGTTTTTCCTGAGAGATAGTTCGCTGTCCTCACCTATGGGCGGGAACCTGGCGGCTTTTCTTTCCCTGCCGGCGGCAGAAGCCGCAAAAAAGGACAAGTCGGCGGAGGTTTATGACTGGTCAATGTTATTAAGTAAGAACAAATAA